One Natator depressus isolate rNatDep1 chromosome 13, rNatDep2.hap1, whole genome shotgun sequence genomic region harbors:
- the DYNLRB1 gene encoding dynein light chain roadblock-type 1: MAEVEETLKRIQSQKGVQGIIVVNSEGIPIKSTVDNSTTVQYAGLMHSFIMKARSTVRDIDPQNDLTFLRIRSKKNEIMIAPDKDYFLIVIQNPTE, encoded by the exons ATG gctGAGGTGGAAGAAACACTGAAGCGAATTCAGAGCCAAAAGGGCGTCCAAGGAATCATTGTTGTTAATTCGGAAG GTATTCCTATCAAAAGCACGGTGGACAACTCCACAACAGTGCAATACGCAGGCCTAATGCACAGCTTCATCATGAAGGCAAGGAGCACTGTGCGAGACATTGATCCCCAGAACGACCTGACATTCCTGCGAATCCGCTCCAAGAAAAACGAGATCATGATTGCTCCAG ATAAGGACTATTTCCTGATCGTCATCCAGAATCCAACAGAATGA